The segment TCATGAGTCACTGCTCGCGAGGCGTCCGACCCCCGGAGGTGAACCGAGCCCCCAATGCGCGGCGGGCGGCACGGCCATCCGTTCTGCCGGAACGGTTCGCCTCGGGTGCGCCGCTCAACGGCATCGACGGGGATCACCTCTACACCCATGGCGCCCGCGGCTATACCGACTATCCGCGCCACGCCGAAGCCCTCGCCGAGGCGCGGGCCGGAACCCCGGCCGCGGTCCGACCCGGCCGCCCCGCCCGGGGCGGCGCCGTACCGGCCCATGAGTGACGGCGGACACCCCCGCCCCGGGGTGCCCGCGCATGACCGTGCCGCGGTGATGTACTAGAGTTATCTCGACATCGAGATAACTGCCCGGGCGTACCGCAGTCGCCATCCCGGTAAGGGTTACCTAACTAAGCCCTACCTTAGCGGATCGGTGAGGGCCGTGGCGGCAGCATGGACGTAGTACGCGCACTTTGATGAAGGAGACTGTCGTGTCGGCGAACAGCTTCGACGCCCGCAGCACGCTGCGCGTGGGTGACGAGTCGTACGAAATCTTCCGGCTGGACAAGGTCGAGGGCTCCGCGCGGCTGCCCTACAGCCTGAAGGTGCTGCTGGAGAACCTGCTCCGCACCGAGGACGGCGCGAACATCACCGCCGGCCACATCCGGGCGCTCGGCGACTGGGACTCGCAGGCCCAGCCGAGCCAGGAGATCCAGTTCACGCCGGCCCGCGTCATCATGCAGGACTTCACCGGTGTGCCCTGCGTCGTCGACCTCGCCACCATGCGCGAGGCCGTCAAGGAGCTGGGCGGCGACCCGGCGAAGATCAACCCGCTGGCGCCGGCCGAGCTGGTCATCGACCACTCCGTCATCGCCGACAAGTTCGGCACCCGCGACTCCTTCGCGCAGAACGTCGAGCTGGAGTACGGCCGCAACAAGGAGCGCTACCAGTTCCTGCGCTGGGGCCAGACCGCCTTCGACGAGTTCAAGGTCGTCCCGCCGGGCACCGGCATCGTCCACCAGGTGAACATCGAGCACCTCGCCCGCACCGTCATGGTCCGGGGCGGCCAGGCGTACCCCGACACCCTCGTCGGCACCGACTCGCACACCACCATGGTCAACGGCCTCGGTGTGCTCGGCTGGGGCGTCGGCGGTATCGAGGCCGAGGCCGCGATGCTCGGCCAGCCGGTCTCCATGCTCATCCCGCGTGTCGTCGGCTTCAAGCTGACCGGTGAGCTGACCCCCGGCACCACCGCCACCGACCTGGTGCTCACCATCACCGAGATGCTCCGCAAGCACGGTGTCGTCGGCAAGTTCGTCGAGTTCTACGGCGAGGGCGTGGCCGCCACCTCGCTCGCCAACCGCGCCACCATCGGCAACATGTCGCCGGAGTTCGGCTCCACCGCCGCGATGTTCCCGATCGACGACGAGACCCTGAAGTACCTGCGTCTCACCGGCCGCTCCGAGCAGCAGGTCGCGCTGGTCGAGGCGTACGCCAAGGAGCAGGGCCTTTGGCTGGACCCGGCCGCCGAGCCCGACTTCTCCGAGAAGCTGGAGCTGGACCTCGCCACGGTCGTCCCGTCCATCGCCGGTCCCAAGCGCCCGCAGGACCGCATCGTCCTCGCGAACGCCGCCCAGCAGTTCGCCCAGGACGTCCGGAACTACGTCGAGGACGACGAGGAGGCGGGCAAGGAGTCCTTCCCCGCGTCCGACGCCCCGGCCTCCGCCAACGGAGTGCCCTCGCGCCCGACCCTGGTGACCGCCCCCGACGGGTCCACCTACGAGATCGACCACGGCGCCGTCACCGTCGCCGCGATCACCTCCTGCACCAACACCTCGAACCCGTACGTCATGGTCGCCGCCGCGCTGGTGGCCAAGAAGGCGGTCGAGAAGGGCCTCACCCGCAAGCCGTGGGTGAAGACCACCCTCGCCCCGGGCTCCAAGGTCGTCACCGACTACTTCGACAAGGCGGGCCTCACCCCCTACCTCGACAAGGTCGGCTTCAACCTCGTCGGCTACGGCTGCACCACCTGCATCGGCAACTCCGGCCCGCTGCCGGAGGAGGTCTCCAAGGCCGTCAACGAGCACGACCTGGCCGTCACCTCGGTTCTCTCCGGCAACCGCAACTTCGAGGGCCGGATCAACCCCGACGTCAAGATGAACTACCTGGCGTCCCCGCCGCTGGTCGTCGCCTACGCCCTCGCCGGTTCGATGAAGGTCGACATCACGCGTGACGCCCTGGGCATCGACCAGGACGGCAAGCCGGTCTACCTCCAGGACATCTGGCCGTCGGAGGCCGAGGTCAACGACGTCGTCGCCAACTCCATCGGCGAGGACATGTTCAACAAGTCCTACCAGGACGTCTTCGCCGGTGACGCCCAGTGGCAGGCGCTGCCCATCCCGACGGGCAACACCTTCGAGTGGGACACCGAGTCCACCTACGTCCGCAAGCCCCCGTACTTCGAGGGCATGCAGATGGAGCCCTCGCCGGTCAACGACATCGCCGGCGCCCGGGTGCTCGCCAAGCTGGGCGACTCGGTCACCACCGACCACATCTCCCCGGCCGGCGCGATCAAGGCCGACACCCCCGCGGGCAAGTACCTCACGGAGCACGGCGTCGAGCGCCGTGACTTCAACTCCTACGGCTCCCGCCGCGGCAACCACGAGGTCATGATCCGCGGCACCTTCGCCAACATCCGGCTGCGCAACCAGATCGCGCCGGGCACCGAAGGCGGCTTCACCCGCGACTTCACCCAGGCCGATTCCGCCGGCGCGGCTCCGGTGTCGTTCATCTACGACGCCTCCCGCAACTACATCGAGCGGGGCATCCCGCTGGTGATCCTCGCGGGCAAGGAGTACGGCTCCGGCTCCTCCCGCGACTGGGCCGCCAAGGGCACCGCGCTGCTCGGCGTCAAGGCCGTCATCGCCGAATCGTACGAGCGCATCCACCGCTCCAACCTGATCGGCATGGGCGTCCTCCCGCTCCAGTTCCCGGAGGGCGCGACCGCCGAGGCCCTGGGCCTGACCGGCGAGGAGACCTTCTCCTTCACCGGTGTGACCGAGCTGAACGAGGGCACCACCCCCCGGACGGTCAAGGTCACCACCGACACCGGTGTGGAGTTCGACGCGGTCGTCCGCATCGACACCCCCGGCGAGGCGGACTACTACCGCAACGGCGGCATCATGCAGTACGTCCTGCGGAACCTGATCCGCGGCTGACGCGCCACCGGCACCACGAGGGCCGCACCCCCCCGACTCCGGGGGGTGCGGCCCTGTGTCGTACTGGGGTTCAGGCCAGCAGCTCGACCTCCGCCAGCAGCACCGGACCACCGCCCGCGGCCACCAGCCGGTAGCGGTCGTACGCGGCGGGCCGGGCGATCGAGAACACCCGGGTCTGCCGGTCCCAGGCGAAGACCTCGCCCGACCGCCGGTCCACCTCCCGCCAGCTCTCCCCGTCCCGCGAGCCCTCCAGCACCCACCCCGACGGCGCCTTCGCCCGTTCGGCCGAGGTCAGTGTGTACTGCACGGCCCGGGTCGCCGCCGGCACCGCCAGGTCCGCCGACGAGAACTCCGCCGACGTCGCCGACGAATCGTCCGACAGCGCGCCCCCGGCCCCGACCACGTCCTTCCGCGGCTCCGGCACCCGGTCGTCCGCCGTGATCGAGACCGGCGCGGCGCCCGGGCCCGTACCCCACGACGAAGGCCGCGGCCCCATCGCGAACTCCAGCGTGCCGCCCCGGGCGATCGCGGAGTGCGGCAGCGCGGTCGACGTCCACCGCTTGCCGTTGACCTTCAGCCCCTGGACATAGACGTTCTCCGCACTGTTCCGCGGGGCCTTGACCACCAGCTTCCGGCCGGCCCCGAGATCCACCGTCATCCGGGTGAAGAGCGGCGAGCCGATCGCGTACTCCCCGCTGCCCATGACCAGCGGATAGAAGCCGAGCGCCGAGAACAGCCACCACGCCGACTGCTCGCCGTTGTCCTCGTCGCCGTGGTAACCCTGGCCGATCTCGCTGCCGGTGTAGAGCCGGGAGAGCACCTCCCGCACCTTCTCCTGCGTCTTCCAGGGCTGCGCCGCCGCGTTGTACATATACGTGGCGTGGTGGGCGACCTGGTTGGAATGCCCGTACATGCCCATCCGGACATCCCTGGCCTCCGTCATCTCATGGATGACCTGCCCGTACGAGCCCTGGAATTCGGGCGACGCGGTCTCCGGCGTGCTGAAGTACGCATCGAGCTTGCGCGCCAGGCCGGCCCGGCCGCCGTACAGATTGGCCAGGCCCCTGCTGTCCTGGACCGCGGTGAAGGCATAGCCCCAGCCGTTGGTCTCGGTGTAGTCGTAACCCCAGATCCGGGGGTCGTACCGCGCACTCGGCACCCGCCACTCGCCCTTCGGGGTCCGGCCCTGGAAGAAGCCGGCCTCCCGGTCGAAGAGGGCGGTATAGCCGCGGGCACGGTTGAGGAAGTACGCGGCCTCGTCCCGGTAGCGCGCCTTCCCGGTCTTCCGGTGCAGCGCCTGCGCCATCTTGGCGATGCCGTAGTCGTTGAGATAGCCCTCCAGGGACCAGGAGAGGCCCTCATGGGTGGCGGTGGAGGCATAGCCGGTGAACGGGGAGGTCTCCATGCCCTTGCGGCCCACCCCGGGCATCGGCGGGACGACCGTGGCGTTCTTCAGCGCCGCCTCGTAGGCGGCCGCCGCGTCGAAGCCGCGCACCCCCTTCACATACGCGTCCGCGAACGCCACGTCCGAGCTGGTGCCGGTCATCAGATCGGCATAGCCGGGGGAGGACCAGCGGGATATCCAGCCGCCGTCGCGGTACTGCTGGACGAAGCCGTCGACCAGCTCGCCCGCCCGCTCCGGGGCGAGCAGCGTATAGGCGGGCCAGGTGGTGCGATAGGTGTCCCAGAAGCCGTTGTTGACATACACCTTGCCGTCGGTGATCTTCGCGCCGGTGCGGGTCGGGGTGTCCTCGGACTCCATCGGCGAGAAGGGGCTCGCGTACTGGTGTCGCGGCCGGGACCGGGTGCCCGTGTTCTCGAAACCGGAATTCGGATAGAGGTACAGCCGGTAGAGGCTGGAGTAGAGCGTGACGAGTTGGTCCTCGGTGGCGCCCTCGACCTTCACCCGGCCCAGCAGCCGCTCCCAGGCATCTTCGGCCCGCTCTTTGACCTGGTCGAAGCGGGTGCCCTCGGGGATCTGGTCTCCGAGGTTCTTCTTCGCCTGGTCGACGCCGATCAGCGACGTAGCGATCCGGAGGTTGACCGTCCGGTCTGTTCCGGCGTTGAAGCGGAAGTGGCCGCTGACGCCGTCGGCGGACGATCCGGTGACCGGCGCGTCGAAGACGCCGTACAGGAACAGCCGGGTGGCACCGGTGGAGAGACCGCTCTTGACGTCCGAGTAGCCGGTGAAGGAGGCGGTGGCCGGGTCGAGGGTGAGACCGCCCTGCCGGGTGATGTTGTCGAAGACGACGCTCGCGTCGGAGCCGGGGTAGGTGAAGCGCATCGCCGCGGCGTGGTCGGTCGGCGCCAGCTCGGCCTTCAGACCGTTCTCGAAGGTGACGCCGTAGTAGTGCGGGCGGGCGGTCTCGTTCTCGTGGCGGAAGGCGAGCCCGCGCTGGTCCCGGCCGGCCGGCGGGGTCCCGGCCGCCGCCGACGGCATCACCTGGAAGGTCTGCCGGTCACCCATCCAGGGGCTGGGCTCATGGCTCGCGCTGAACGCCTTGATGACGGGCAGATTCCGCTCGTCGTTGCCGCGCTGGTACTCGTACAGCCAACTGGTCGAGTCGGCGAGGGTGACCGGGGTCCAGAAGTTGAAGCCGTGCGGTACCGCGGTGGCGGGGAAGGTGTTGCCGCGGGAGAACCAGAAGGCGGAGTTGGTGCCGCGGGTGGTGACCGCGTAGTCCACCACGCTCTCCCGCTTCTTCGCCGGGGGCCTCGGGGCGATCCGGACATCGTCCAGCCAGCCCTGGAACTTCGCCGGGCCCTTCATGGAGTCGTAGCCGACCAGGATCCGGTCGACGGTCTTCCCGGCCGCGACCGTGCCGAGGGCGGCGGAGACCGCGTTCCACTGGTTGACGTAGAGCCGTTTGGCATCGCCCTGACCCCGCGGGGTCAGCGCCCCGCCGTGGGCGTCGGTCGCGCCCAGATCGCTGAGGTAGGTGCCGTCGGTGAAGGCCAGATCGACGGCGACCTGCGTGGCCGGATAGTTCAGGTCCGTCTCCGGCATCGACGGGAAGATCTTGTACGACAGCTCGGTGTCCCGGCCGACGCGGGTATGGACGTCGAAGACCTTGTTGTACGAGTACGCCCGGCCCGCGGCCTCGTGGGTGCCGGTGTAGCGCAGCGCGCGCAGTCCGGTGAAGCCCGCGTTCGCCTTGGCGGTGGGGGAGGAGCGGGGGCCGCGGTCGACCAGGGAGCGCATATCGGCCGGCGGCGGCGGGGTGGTGCCCCCGTCGGAGAACTGGACATCGGCGAGCTGGGTGAGCCCGGCGCCGTTGTTGCGGGTGATTTCCAGCCGATAGTGGGCGTACGGGGTGATCTGCTCCGGATCCCCGATGTCATAGGTTCTGGTGTGAAAGCGTTCGGCGAAGGACTGGCCTTCGCGCCGGTCGAGCACCTTCCATTCCCGGCCGTCGGCCGAGCCTTTGAGCGTCCAGTCCCGGGGGTCGCGTTCGGCGTGGTCATTGGCCGAGGTCAGGGCGTACTCGGCGACACGGACCGGGGCGTCGGTATCGAACTCGACCCAGGAAGTACTGGCGAATTCCAGCCATTTTGTCGTCGGCTGGAGATCGGCCAGATTCTCCTTCACCTCGCCGCTGTTCGCGTTCTCGCCACTGGCCCGGAGCGTGATCACCCGGTCGGTGACATTGCCCGGAATTCCGGCGGCGAATCCGCCGTTGACGCCTGATGACCGCTTCTTTCCGTCCGCCCCGACTTCCACGGTATTGCGCCATTCCGGCGGGCGTTCGTCCGGCTCGAACGAGGAGTGGAAGACCCGATCGGCCGGATCCGCGGGAGCGGCCGGGGGTCGGGCGGCGGCCGACTGGGCGCTGATGGTCGCCGCCAGGGTCAGCAGAGCGGTGGCGGCGGCGACGGCCGCGGTGCGGAGCGGTCGCCGGGGCGGTGCGGCCGGCCTGAGCCGGCGTCCGGGTCTGGCCATTCACGGGCCCTTCTTCTGGAGGAAAGCCGCGGTTCGGGCGGCGTTACCCCGATTGGCAACGTTGTCAGAATGCTGCGCAAGCTCCAGTAGGAAGGGGAGTGACCTGCGGTGTCAAGGGTGTTGACGCACTGTCGGACGGGTAAAGCGGGGTGGCGCCCTTGGAATCGGCCATTCCGCGAAGAATGATCAGGTCATGGGTGCATCCGCATGTCATGGGTGCGTTGAGTGAGATATCCGAACGGTCTCAACTAGGGAAAGACTGACGGTCAACCTTGCTCTTGATCTTGCTCCCCCTGAGGGAAGTGGACTATACCTGTCGGCGTCCGGGCGACAGTCGACGACACCGCTCGGGCCAGGGGGAACAGGGACCGTGGGCTGTCGCGTGCCGTAACGCGGCCACTACTGCCGTGCTCCCCCGGAGAAAGGTGCACTACCCAAGCTTCACTGAGTTTCCCTGCGGGAAATCACAGCAATTCACCGCGGTGGCGGGGCCCTGCGCCGGGAGGCGACACGGACGGGCGACTTGTTCACCGCCTGAGTCCTGAATGAAGGCGAGGACTTGAGCATGGGATCCACCTCCGCCAACGACAACGGGGGCCTCGGCCGCCGCAAACTGATGAAGCGCTCCGCGGCGCTCGGCCTGTTGACCGTCCCCACCATGAGCTTTCTGTCGGCCTGCGCCAGCGGTGACGGGGACAAGAAGGAAGAGGTCAAGGGCGGAACCAAGTCGGCCAAGAACCCCCTCGCGGTCAACGAGACGGCGGAGCTCGACTTCGTTCTCTTCGACGGCGGCTTCGGCCAGCAGTACGCCAAGGACGCCGTCAAGATCTACGAGAAGAACTTCCCCAAGGCCAAGGTGAAGTTCCACGCCACCCAGGCCATCCAGACCGAGCTCCAGCCGCGGTTCAACGGCGGCACCCCGCCGGACCTGATCGACAACTCCGGCAAAGAGCAGATGGACATGGGCGCCCTGGTCGGCCAGAACCAGCTCACCGATCTGACCGCGCTGCTGGACGCCGCCTCCTACGACGATCCCGCCAAGACGGTCCGCGACACCCTGCGGCCGGGCATCGTCGAGATGGGCCAGTTCGAGGGCAACCA is part of the Streptomyces qinzhouensis genome and harbors:
- the acnA gene encoding aconitate hydratase AcnA, which produces MSANSFDARSTLRVGDESYEIFRLDKVEGSARLPYSLKVLLENLLRTEDGANITAGHIRALGDWDSQAQPSQEIQFTPARVIMQDFTGVPCVVDLATMREAVKELGGDPAKINPLAPAELVIDHSVIADKFGTRDSFAQNVELEYGRNKERYQFLRWGQTAFDEFKVVPPGTGIVHQVNIEHLARTVMVRGGQAYPDTLVGTDSHTTMVNGLGVLGWGVGGIEAEAAMLGQPVSMLIPRVVGFKLTGELTPGTTATDLVLTITEMLRKHGVVGKFVEFYGEGVAATSLANRATIGNMSPEFGSTAAMFPIDDETLKYLRLTGRSEQQVALVEAYAKEQGLWLDPAAEPDFSEKLELDLATVVPSIAGPKRPQDRIVLANAAQQFAQDVRNYVEDDEEAGKESFPASDAPASANGVPSRPTLVTAPDGSTYEIDHGAVTVAAITSCTNTSNPYVMVAAALVAKKAVEKGLTRKPWVKTTLAPGSKVVTDYFDKAGLTPYLDKVGFNLVGYGCTTCIGNSGPLPEEVSKAVNEHDLAVTSVLSGNRNFEGRINPDVKMNYLASPPLVVAYALAGSMKVDITRDALGIDQDGKPVYLQDIWPSEAEVNDVVANSIGEDMFNKSYQDVFAGDAQWQALPIPTGNTFEWDTESTYVRKPPYFEGMQMEPSPVNDIAGARVLAKLGDSVTTDHISPAGAIKADTPAGKYLTEHGVERRDFNSYGSRRGNHEVMIRGTFANIRLRNQIAPGTEGGFTRDFTQADSAGAAPVSFIYDASRNYIERGIPLVILAGKEYGSGSSRDWAAKGTALLGVKAVIAESYERIHRSNLIGMGVLPLQFPEGATAEALGLTGEETFSFTGVTELNEGTTPRTVKVTTDTGVEFDAVVRIDTPGEADYYRNGGIMQYVLRNLIRG
- a CDS encoding GH92 family glycosyl hydrolase — its product is MARPGRRLRPAAPPRRPLRTAAVAAATALLTLAATISAQSAAARPPAAPADPADRVFHSSFEPDERPPEWRNTVEVGADGKKRSSGVNGGFAAGIPGNVTDRVITLRASGENANSGEVKENLADLQPTTKWLEFASTSWVEFDTDAPVRVAEYALTSANDHAERDPRDWTLKGSADGREWKVLDRREGQSFAERFHTRTYDIGDPEQITPYAHYRLEITRNNGAGLTQLADVQFSDGGTTPPPPADMRSLVDRGPRSSPTAKANAGFTGLRALRYTGTHEAAGRAYSYNKVFDVHTRVGRDTELSYKIFPSMPETDLNYPATQVAVDLAFTDGTYLSDLGATDAHGGALTPRGQGDAKRLYVNQWNAVSAALGTVAAGKTVDRILVGYDSMKGPAKFQGWLDDVRIAPRPPAKKRESVVDYAVTTRGTNSAFWFSRGNTFPATAVPHGFNFWTPVTLADSTSWLYEYQRGNDERNLPVIKAFSASHEPSPWMGDRQTFQVMPSAAAGTPPAGRDQRGLAFRHENETARPHYYGVTFENGLKAELAPTDHAAAMRFTYPGSDASVVFDNITRQGGLTLDPATASFTGYSDVKSGLSTGATRLFLYGVFDAPVTGSSADGVSGHFRFNAGTDRTVNLRIATSLIGVDQAKKNLGDQIPEGTRFDQVKERAEDAWERLLGRVKVEGATEDQLVTLYSSLYRLYLYPNSGFENTGTRSRPRHQYASPFSPMESEDTPTRTGAKITDGKVYVNNGFWDTYRTTWPAYTLLAPERAGELVDGFVQQYRDGGWISRWSSPGYADLMTGTSSDVAFADAYVKGVRGFDAAAAYEAALKNATVVPPMPGVGRKGMETSPFTGYASTATHEGLSWSLEGYLNDYGIAKMAQALHRKTGKARYRDEAAYFLNRARGYTALFDREAGFFQGRTPKGEWRVPSARYDPRIWGYDYTETNGWGYAFTAVQDSRGLANLYGGRAGLARKLDAYFSTPETASPEFQGSYGQVIHEMTEARDVRMGMYGHSNQVAHHATYMYNAAAQPWKTQEKVREVLSRLYTGSEIGQGYHGDEDNGEQSAWWLFSALGFYPLVMGSGEYAIGSPLFTRMTVDLGAGRKLVVKAPRNSAENVYVQGLKVNGKRWTSTALPHSAIARGGTLEFAMGPRPSSWGTGPGAAPVSITADDRVPEPRKDVVGAGGALSDDSSATSAEFSSADLAVPAATRAVQYTLTSAERAKAPSGWVLEGSRDGESWREVDRRSGEVFAWDRQTRVFSIARPAAYDRYRLVAAGGGPVLLAEVELLA